Proteins from a genomic interval of Lolium perenne isolate Kyuss_39 chromosome 1, Kyuss_2.0, whole genome shotgun sequence:
- the LOC127316691 gene encoding DNA-directed RNA polymerases II, IV and V subunit 12, with translation MDPQQPEPVSYLCGDCGAENTLKAGDVIQCRECGYRILYKKRTTRIVQYEAR, from the exons ATGGATCCGCAGCAGCCGGAGCCGGTCAGCTATCTCTGCGGAG ATTGCGGAGCGGAGAACACGCTGAAGGCAGGAGATGTGATCCAGTGCCGTGAGTGTGGCTACCGCATCCTGTACAAGAAGCGCACCACCAGGA TTGTTCAGTATGAAGCGCGCTGA